A window of Leclercia adecarboxylata contains these coding sequences:
- the soxS gene encoding superoxide response transcriptional regulator SoxS gives MSHQQIIQTLIEWMDDHIDQPLSIDVVAKKSGYSKWYLQRMFRAVTHQTLGEYIRQRRLLLAAQALRTTQRPIFDIAMDLGYVSQQTFSRVFRREFDRTPSDYRHQLN, from the coding sequence ATGTCGCATCAACAAATTATTCAGACACTTATTGAATGGATGGATGACCATATCGATCAACCTTTGAGTATCGATGTGGTGGCTAAAAAGTCGGGTTACTCGAAGTGGTATTTACAGAGAATGTTCCGCGCCGTCACGCACCAGACCCTGGGCGAGTACATTCGTCAACGCAGATTACTGCTGGCTGCCCAGGCGCTACGCACCACCCAGCGGCCCATTTTTGATATTGCGATGGATCTGGGGTATGTCTCCCAGCAGACGTTTTCCCGCGTATTCCGCCGCGAGTTTGATCGCACTCCCAGCGACTATCGCCATCAGCTCAATTAG